A section of the Asticcacaulis sp. EMRT-3 genome encodes:
- a CDS encoding exodeoxyribonuclease III, with the protein MKLATWNVNSVNARLPLILEWFREAAPDVCGLQELKCIDEKFPTEAFESLGYNCAVFGQKTWNGVAILSKYPLSDVRRGLPRNDLADDEADEQSRYIEAVIEAPEPVRFAAIYLPNGNPLGTDKYAYKLRWLERLRAHAASLLSLEEMTVLAGDFNIIPTKEDCWNDSVWLDDALYQPAVRRAYQGLKNLGYTDAFDSHPTEGNRYTFWDYQAGAWQKNQGIRIDHHLLSPQAADRLTDLVIHKETRGRTHDEAKPSDHVPVEIMLTTQS; encoded by the coding sequence ATGAAACTCGCCACCTGGAACGTCAACTCCGTCAATGCCCGCCTGCCGCTGATCCTCGAATGGTTCCGCGAAGCCGCGCCCGATGTCTGCGGCTTGCAGGAGCTGAAATGTATCGACGAGAAGTTTCCCACAGAAGCTTTTGAATCGCTTGGCTATAATTGCGCCGTCTTCGGGCAGAAAACCTGGAACGGCGTGGCCATCCTGTCGAAATATCCGCTGTCGGATGTGCGGCGCGGCCTTCCCCGGAACGATTTGGCGGACGATGAAGCCGATGAGCAATCGCGCTATATCGAAGCGGTGATCGAGGCCCCTGAGCCGGTGCGCTTCGCCGCCATCTACCTGCCCAATGGCAATCCGCTCGGCACCGACAAATATGCCTATAAGCTGCGCTGGCTGGAACGGCTGCGCGCCCATGCCGCATCTCTTCTTTCACTTGAGGAAATGACCGTACTGGCTGGAGATTTCAACATTATTCCGACCAAGGAAGATTGCTGGAATGACAGTGTCTGGCTCGACGACGCCCTCTATCAGCCCGCTGTGCGCCGCGCCTATCAGGGCCTGAAAAATCTCGGTTATACCGACGCCTTCGATTCGCACCCCACCGAAGGCAACCGCTATACCTTCTGGGATTATCAGGCGGGGGCCTGGCAGAAGAATCAGGGCATCCGCATCGATCACCACCTGTTGTCGCCGCAGGCCGCCGACCGGCTGACCGATCTGGTCATCCACAAAGAGACACGCGGTCGCACCCATGACGAGGCCAAACCGTCTGATC
- a CDS encoding iron-sulfur cluster assembly accessory protein, with the protein MHPDITLTKSAARHLNRLSAEAGHPVMLRVQVEGGGCSGFQYVLDLTDAPNEDESRIELDGATALIDEVSAPLMAGSMIDYVEELVGSQFKILNPLAVSSCGCGTSFAL; encoded by the coding sequence ATGCACCCCGACATCACCCTGACCAAATCCGCCGCCCGTCACCTGAACCGCCTGTCCGCCGAGGCCGGTCATCCGGTCATGTTGCGCGTGCAGGTCGAAGGCGGCGGCTGTTCGGGTTTTCAATATGTGCTCGATCTGACGGATGCGCCGAACGAGGATGAGAGCCGTATCGAACTGGACGGCGCCACGGCCCTGATCGATGAGGTATCGGCCCCGCTCATGGCCGGATCCATGATCGACTATGTCGAGGAACTGGTCGGATCGCAGTTCAAGATATTGAATCCGCTGGCGGTTTCGTCTTGCGGCTGTGGAACCAGCTTCGCGCTGTAA